In Halogeometricum sp. S1BR25-6, a single genomic region encodes these proteins:
- a CDS encoding SHOCT domain-containing protein — MSGSGSDREESDEDRWLSDWWDDEDDSWAGIASLLVTGLGLASLFGLVPIGPFWAIFAIGFAVVVPIVAVLESRYGRASESTTPPESEARARAERAADEDDSVADALDRLRDRYARGDLSDEQFERKLEVLLETDTPENARERADRRRDERKREGRERESSERET; from the coding sequence ATGAGCGGGTCGGGTTCGGACCGAGAGGAGAGCGACGAGGACCGCTGGCTGAGCGACTGGTGGGACGACGAGGACGACAGTTGGGCCGGCATCGCCTCGCTTCTCGTCACCGGTCTGGGGTTGGCATCGCTGTTCGGACTGGTCCCCATCGGTCCGTTCTGGGCCATCTTCGCCATCGGTTTCGCCGTCGTCGTCCCTATCGTCGCCGTGCTCGAATCGCGGTACGGGAGGGCTTCGGAGTCGACGACGCCGCCCGAATCCGAGGCCCGCGCCCGCGCCGAACGCGCCGCCGACGAGGACGACTCCGTCGCCGACGCCCTCGACCGCCTCCGCGACCGCTACGCCCGCGGCGACCTCTCCGACGAGCAGTTCGAGCGCAAACTCGAAGTGCTGCTGGAGACGGACACGCCCGAGAACGCCCGCGAGCGAGCGGATAGACGGCGTGATGAGCGGAAACGAGAGGGACGCGAGCGCGAGTCCTCCGAGCGGGAGACGTAG
- a CDS encoding AAA family ATPase has product MDAPLWTDAHAPSLSDLPQSEVRDRLGRTVDEPMNLLLQGPPGVGKTAAVRALAREAHDDPDNDLVEINVADFFSRTKKQIRNDPRFEQFLTGRSRMAKRDMISRVLKESAGYAPVSGDYKTILLDNAEHIREDFQQALRRVMEKHHRTTQFVITTRQPTKLIPPIRSRCFPVPVRAPSTEETKAVLRDVAEAEGAECEEMALDIVASKANGDLREAILAAQSAAVEGDGELTTESAQTALSSVGHDDELKDVLETARDGDLTDARKSLTTLLDDEGFDGQELLRDLLRVADTYPEEFGESDVVRLHRLAGSVDLDLAEGLDARLHLTHLLSAWATGQRELDENPDRERAV; this is encoded by the coding sequence ATGGACGCGCCCCTGTGGACCGACGCGCACGCCCCGTCGCTGTCGGACCTGCCCCAATCGGAGGTCCGCGACCGACTGGGCCGCACGGTGGACGAACCGATGAACCTCCTGCTGCAGGGGCCGCCGGGCGTCGGCAAGACGGCCGCGGTCCGAGCGCTCGCCCGCGAGGCGCACGACGACCCGGACAACGACCTCGTCGAGATAAACGTCGCGGACTTCTTCTCCCGGACGAAAAAGCAGATTCGAAACGACCCGCGGTTCGAGCAGTTTCTCACCGGACGGAGTCGGATGGCCAAGCGCGACATGATAAGCCGCGTGCTGAAGGAGTCGGCGGGCTACGCCCCCGTCTCCGGCGACTACAAGACCATCCTCCTCGACAACGCCGAGCACATCCGCGAGGACTTCCAGCAGGCGCTCCGCCGCGTGATGGAGAAGCACCACCGCACGACGCAGTTCGTCATCACGACGCGGCAACCGACGAAGCTCATCCCGCCGATTCGCTCGCGCTGTTTCCCCGTTCCCGTCCGCGCCCCCTCGACCGAGGAGACGAAAGCAGTCCTCCGCGACGTCGCCGAGGCGGAGGGCGCCGAGTGCGAGGAGATGGCGCTCGACATCGTCGCGTCGAAGGCCAACGGCGACCTGCGCGAGGCCATCTTGGCCGCCCAGAGCGCCGCCGTCGAGGGCGACGGCGAGCTAACGACGGAGTCCGCACAGACCGCGCTCTCATCGGTCGGTCACGACGACGAGTTGAAGGACGTCTTGGAGACGGCCCGCGACGGCGACCTGACGGACGCGCGGAAGTCGCTCACGACGCTTCTGGACGACGAGGGCTTCGACGGGCAGGAACTGCTCCGGGACCTCCTGCGCGTCGCCGACACCTACCCCGAGGAGTTCGGGGAGAGCGACGTGGTCCGCCTGCACCGTCTGGCCGGGTCGGTCGACCTGGACCTCGCGGAGGGCCTCGACGCTCGCCTCCACCTTACGCACCTGCTGTCGGCGTGGGCGACCGGACAGCGCGAACTCGACGAGAACCCGGACCGGGAGCGGGCGGTCTGA
- a CDS encoding protein sorting system archaetidylserine decarboxylase: MRYAPGARRFALPVFLAAVPLAVVAPPLSALSLLLGGFVLWFFRDPDRKPSAPGVVSPADGRVSVVREEGEQVRVGVFMNVTNVHVNRAPFDGRVNRVTHRSGAHRPAFSKESERNERVDIDVSTPEGPAELSLIAGAFARRIHPYVEEDDTLARGGRIGHIDFGSRADVLLPPCYDPEDVTVEVGDRLRAGESVVAKREE; encoded by the coding sequence ATGCGCTACGCGCCCGGTGCCCGCAGGTTCGCGCTCCCGGTGTTCCTCGCGGCCGTCCCCCTCGCCGTCGTCGCACCGCCGCTCTCCGCCCTCTCGCTTCTCCTCGGCGGGTTCGTCCTCTGGTTCTTCCGCGACCCCGACCGAAAGCCGTCCGCGCCGGGCGTCGTCTCCCCCGCCGACGGCCGCGTCTCTGTCGTCCGCGAGGAGGGCGAACAGGTTCGCGTGGGCGTGTTCATGAACGTCACCAACGTGCACGTCAACCGCGCGCCGTTCGACGGCCGGGTAAACAGAGTCACCCACCGCTCCGGGGCGCACCGCCCAGCGTTCTCGAAGGAGTCCGAGCGGAACGAGAGAGTCGATATCGACGTGTCGACGCCCGAGGGCCCGGCCGAACTGTCGCTCATCGCGGGTGCGTTCGCCCGCCGCATCCACCCCTACGTCGAAGAGGACGACACCCTCGCCCGCGGCGGCCGAATCGGCCACATCGACTTCGGCAGTCGCGCGGACGTGCTCCTGCCGCCCTGTTACGACCCCGAGGACGTGACGGTCGAGGTGGGGGACAGACTGCGGGCCGGCGAGTCGGTGGTCGCGAAACGCGAGGAGTAG
- a CDS encoding DUF4352 domain-containing protein, translating to MDETDSRRFGRRAFVAAAASVAVAGCSSEGGTTAEVDSSGGSTSEAGGSPEQAATDTATATESSETETTEPEQGAQSASVAVGEVVEDDSLAMVVRGVEKTTNIGEFQESDSGNTYVVVEMAVKNKSSSEFVDFNSFWQTRLKDDANHVYDQTIAVTDSSMQSGQLAPGEVSRGDVVYEIPKDASGLSMQFDFSSFDLFSFNRVTVDLASTASNVADLSQNLAVDVHSAGDTVSKENLQVTLHGSRTETELGSFTQAEDGNRYVIPDISVKNDTGEPLSVSIALQMLVKDGTGRAYTADIGGLSALDQAFAQGSEIAADETRRGEVAYQVPEDAGELFFAFEFSLLADGDKTFWSLSP from the coding sequence ATGGACGAAACAGATTCACGTAGGTTCGGGAGACGCGCGTTCGTCGCCGCGGCGGCCTCCGTCGCGGTGGCCGGGTGTTCGAGCGAGGGCGGTACGACGGCGGAGGTAGATTCGTCGGGGGGTTCGACCTCGGAGGCAGGCGGATCCCCCGAGCAAGCCGCCACCGACACGGCAACGGCGACGGAGTCCTCTGAGACGGAGACGACGGAACCCGAACAGGGAGCACAGAGCGCGTCAGTGGCCGTCGGTGAGGTGGTCGAAGACGACTCGCTCGCGATGGTCGTCCGCGGCGTGGAGAAGACGACGAACATCGGTGAGTTCCAAGAGTCGGATTCCGGGAACACCTACGTCGTCGTCGAGATGGCGGTGAAGAACAAGTCTTCCTCGGAGTTCGTGGACTTCAACAGCTTCTGGCAGACGCGCCTCAAAGACGACGCGAACCACGTGTACGACCAGACGATAGCCGTCACCGACAGTTCGATGCAGAGCGGGCAACTGGCGCCGGGTGAGGTATCTCGCGGCGACGTCGTCTACGAGATACCGAAGGACGCCTCGGGTCTCTCGATGCAGTTCGACTTCAGTTCCTTCGACCTGTTCTCGTTCAACCGGGTGACGGTAGACCTCGCCTCCACGGCATCGAACGTCGCCGACCTCTCTCAGAACCTCGCCGTGGACGTGCATTCGGCGGGCGATACGGTCTCCAAAGAAAACCTCCAAGTGACGCTCCACGGCTCCCGGACGGAAACAGAACTCGGCTCCTTCACGCAGGCCGAGGACGGGAACCGATACGTCATCCCCGACATCTCGGTGAAGAACGACACGGGCGAACCGCTCTCCGTGTCCATCGCCCTCCAGATGCTCGTCAAGGACGGAACGGGACGAGCGTACACCGCCGATATCGGCGGTCTGTCGGCGCTCGACCAAGCGTTCGCACAGGGGTCGGAAATCGCGGCCGACGAGACGCGCCGCGGTGAAGTCGCCTATCAAGTACCCGAAGACGCGGGCGAACTGTTCTTCGCGTTCGAGTTCAGTCTCCTCGCCGACGGCGACAAGACGTTCTGGTCGCTCTCCCCGTAG
- a CDS encoding glycerophosphodiester phosphodiesterase, whose translation MNIIAHRGFGDRYPENTTFAAESASRDADAVEIDVRRCGSGELVASHFSRLRWVSDASGHVADHPVETLASLHVAGSEYGIPTFEEALSAVPSDIAVEVDLKEPGLVADVLDATDAVENYTTLTSFYSDTLWEARSASDEVDLTYNFDVRLDRNLHTAELLDCDRVNVHWSLCLGTDVVERAKAKGMDVYAWPVKSRAVAAAVGAADVEGMLATRPGTARWADRGRKLRDALA comes from the coding sequence ATGAACATCATCGCTCACCGTGGATTCGGAGACCGATACCCGGAGAACACCACGTTCGCCGCCGAGAGCGCGAGTCGCGACGCCGACGCCGTCGAGATAGACGTCCGGCGGTGCGGGTCGGGGGAGTTGGTCGCCAGCCACTTCAGTCGCCTGCGCTGGGTGTCCGACGCGTCGGGTCACGTCGCGGACCACCCCGTCGAGACGCTGGCGTCGCTTCACGTCGCCGGGTCGGAGTACGGCATTCCGACGTTCGAGGAGGCGCTTTCGGCCGTCCCCTCCGACATCGCGGTGGAAGTCGACCTGAAGGAACCCGGCCTCGTCGCGGACGTCCTCGACGCGACGGACGCGGTGGAGAACTACACCACGCTCACCTCCTTTTATTCCGACACGCTCTGGGAGGCTCGCTCGGCGTCCGATGAGGTTGACCTGACGTACAACTTCGACGTCAGACTCGACCGGAACCTCCACACCGCGGAACTACTCGACTGCGACCGGGTGAACGTCCACTGGTCGCTCTGTCTGGGAACGGACGTCGTCGAGCGAGCGAAGGCGAAGGGGATGGACGTGTACGCGTGGCCCGTCAAATCGCGGGCGGTCGCGGCGGCCGTCGGCGCCGCGGACGTCGAGGGGATGCTCGCGACCCGGCCGGGGACGGCGAGGTGGGCCGACCGCGGCCGAAAACTGCGAGACGCACTCGCCTGA
- a CDS encoding methyltransferase domain-containing protein — protein sequence MYCLELAGQAGDEPLARLEAERAAASAVERAAPGLATARGVRLDRVPTLAYTHRVSELLGRTDADVESAAALLSAASFEKEGSVAVRARDVRSSSGVSASAAERALGGVLVDRGFAVDLDDPDNVLCALFSEDTCLLGWRAAESVRDFGTRAPTDRPFFQPGSMNPLDARAYVNLAAGHALPDATVVDPMCGTGGLLVEAGLVGARVVGSDAQWKMARGTQTNLAAYLPDADWEAVRGDATSLPLRDDCADAVAFDAPYGRQSKVARHELADLVGGALSEAARIAPSAVVVADRSWEEAAEDAGWRVDARFERRVHGSLDRHVHVLSRV from the coding sequence GTGTACTGCCTCGAACTCGCCGGGCAGGCCGGCGACGAACCGCTCGCCCGCCTCGAAGCCGAACGCGCCGCCGCCTCGGCCGTCGAACGGGCCGCCCCCGGACTGGCGACGGCCCGCGGCGTCCGCCTCGACCGGGTGCCGACGCTCGCGTACACCCACCGCGTCTCGGAACTGCTCGGGCGGACCGACGCCGACGTGGAGAGCGCCGCCGCCCTCCTCTCGGCGGCCTCGTTCGAGAAGGAGGGAAGCGTCGCCGTCCGCGCCCGCGACGTGCGCTCCTCCTCGGGGGTGAGCGCCTCCGCCGCGGAGCGAGCGCTCGGCGGCGTCCTCGTCGACCGGGGGTTCGCGGTCGACTTGGACGACCCCGACAACGTCCTGTGCGCGCTCTTCTCGGAGGACACCTGTCTGCTCGGTTGGCGGGCCGCCGAGAGCGTCCGCGACTTCGGGACGCGCGCGCCCACCGACCGACCGTTCTTCCAACCGGGAAGTATGAACCCGCTGGACGCCCGCGCGTACGTCAACCTCGCCGCCGGCCACGCCCTGCCGGACGCGACGGTCGTCGACCCGATGTGCGGCACCGGCGGCCTCCTCGTCGAGGCGGGGCTGGTCGGCGCGCGCGTCGTCGGCAGCGACGCCCAGTGGAAGATGGCCCGCGGGACGCAGACGAACCTCGCCGCGTACCTCCCCGACGCCGACTGGGAGGCGGTGCGCGGCGACGCCACCTCCCTCCCCCTCCGCGACGACTGCGCCGACGCCGTCGCGTTCGACGCGCCGTACGGCCGGCAGTCGAAGGTGGCCCGGCACGAACTCGCGGACCTGGTGGGCGGCGCGCTCTCGGAGGCGGCCAGAATCGCGCCGTCGGCCGTCGTCGTCGCGGACCGGTCGTGGGAGGAGGCGGCCGAGGACGCCGGGTGGCGCGTCGACGCCCGGTTCGAGCGTCGCGTCCACGGTTCGCTGGACCGACACGTCCACGTGCTCTCGCGGGTGTGA
- a CDS encoding TATA-box-binding protein, which produces MTDPKDTINIENVVASTGIGQELDLQSVAMDLEGADYDPEQFPGLVYRTQEPKSAALIFRSGKIVCTGAKSTDDVHESLELVFDKLRALQIPVEDDPEITVQNIVTSADLGRNLNLNAIAIGLGLENIEYEPEQFPGLVYRLDSPDVVALLFGSGKLVITGGKQPSDAEEAVDEIVSRLSDLGLYDG; this is translated from the coding sequence ATGACCGACCCCAAGGATACTATCAACATCGAGAATGTCGTCGCCTCGACCGGTATCGGTCAGGAACTCGATCTCCAGAGCGTGGCGATGGACCTCGAGGGTGCGGACTACGACCCCGAGCAGTTTCCCGGACTCGTCTACCGGACGCAAGAACCGAAATCTGCGGCGCTCATCTTTCGTTCAGGCAAGATCGTCTGCACCGGCGCGAAGTCGACCGACGACGTGCACGAGAGTCTCGAACTCGTGTTCGACAAGCTTCGCGCCCTCCAGATTCCCGTCGAGGACGACCCCGAGATCACGGTGCAGAACATCGTCACCTCGGCCGACCTCGGCCGGAACCTGAACCTCAACGCCATCGCCATCGGTCTCGGATTAGAGAACATCGAGTACGAACCCGAGCAGTTCCCGGGGTTGGTCTATCGGCTGGACTCGCCGGACGTGGTCGCGCTTCTCTTCGGGTCGGGCAAACTCGTCATCACCGGCGGCAAGCAGCCCTCGGACGCCGAGGAGGCGGTCGACGAAATCGTCTCCCGGCTCAGCGACCTCGGTCTGTACGACGGCTGA
- a CDS encoding DUF7473 family protein, with translation MSIRLAPLQSGTAGGSAVAVAGTVASLALFLSLTAHIAARNVLGDVPVRYAFVVGPVPAVVAVLFTAFGLNPLVGILLAILLDGVAVSYLYGQSRRLTAYITFIHVVVSILLGTVLYGVLALWASAPG, from the coding sequence ATGTCGATACGCCTGGCTCCGTTGCAGTCCGGCACCGCCGGCGGCAGCGCCGTCGCCGTCGCGGGCACGGTCGCCTCGCTGGCTCTGTTCCTCTCCCTGACCGCGCACATCGCGGCGAGAAACGTCCTCGGGGACGTCCCCGTGAGGTACGCGTTCGTCGTCGGCCCCGTCCCGGCCGTCGTCGCCGTCCTCTTCACCGCGTTCGGGCTGAACCCCCTCGTCGGCATCCTCCTCGCGATACTGCTTGACGGCGTCGCCGTGAGCTACCTCTACGGGCAGTCGCGACGCCTGACGGCGTACATCACCTTCATCCACGTCGTCGTCTCCATCCTCCTCGGGACGGTGCTGTACGGCGTGCTGGCGCTGTGGGCCTCGGCGCCCGGCTAA